A genomic segment from Deinococcus roseus encodes:
- the fba gene encoding class II fructose-1,6-bisphosphate aldolase — MLVTGSQILVPAREGKYGVGAFNTNDLEITQAIIHTAERLRSPVIVQISEGALKYGGKDLVNVVIDLATRATVPVALHLDHGSSYESALKAISLGFSSVMIDASHHGFEENAHETKRVVEAAHAMGVTVEAEIGRLGGIEEHIEVSEEDAFLTNPEEAQKFVEATGVDYLAIAIGTSHGAYKGKGRPFIDHSRIEKCAQLLSIPLVAHGSSGVPPYIVERLRAAGGVIGDAFGIADEDLQQATQHGIAKVNVDTDLRLAFTVGVREALAKNPKEFDPRKILGPARDLMGELVEHKLRVLGSVGKA; from the coding sequence ATGCTCGTTACTGGTTCTCAAATTCTGGTTCCTGCCCGCGAAGGAAAATACGGTGTTGGCGCATTCAACACCAACGACCTGGAAATCACCCAGGCCATCATTCACACTGCCGAAAGACTGCGCAGCCCCGTGATCGTCCAGATCTCCGAGGGTGCCCTCAAATACGGTGGCAAGGACCTGGTCAATGTGGTCATCGACCTGGCCACCCGCGCCACCGTGCCCGTGGCCCTGCACCTCGACCACGGCTCCAGCTACGAGAGCGCCCTGAAAGCCATCAGCCTGGGCTTCTCCAGCGTGATGATCGATGCCAGCCACCACGGCTTTGAAGAGAACGCCCACGAAACCAAGCGTGTGGTGGAAGCCGCCCACGCCATGGGCGTGACCGTGGAAGCCGAAATTGGCCGCCTCGGGGGCATCGAGGAGCACATCGAGGTCAGCGAAGAAGACGCTTTCCTCACCAACCCCGAAGAAGCCCAGAAGTTCGTGGAAGCCACTGGCGTGGACTACCTCGCCATTGCCATCGGCACCTCTCACGGCGCTTACAAAGGCAAAGGCCGTCCTTTCATTGACCACAGCCGCATTGAGAAGTGCGCCCAGCTGCTGAGCATTCCCCTGGTGGCCCACGGCTCCAGCGGCGTGCCCCCCTACATTGTCGAGCGCCTGCGTGCTGCTGGCGGCGTGATTGGTGACGCTTTCGGCATTGCTGACGAGGACCTGCAGCAGGCCACCCAGCACGGCATTGCCAAGGTCAACGTGGACACCGACCTGCGTCTGGCCTTCACCGTGGGTGTGCGCGAAGCCCTCGCCAAGAACCCCAAAGAGTTCGACCCCAGAAAGATCCTCGGTCCAGCCCGCGACCTGATGGGCGAACTGGTGGAGCACAAACTGCGCGTGCTCGGGTCTGTCGGGAAAGCCTGA
- a CDS encoding tetratricopeptide repeat protein: MRDSTDVQARLYETKRRCLSISPALEIESDFQVCEFMGEQLLAMQLFAQLDHLTAQDERWFGQCLMSLGHCERAIEHYTRAIEMGCVEARIDMVRPLLVVHSQKDAEMALDSFDPEQLQGYNRPLWYRNASTVLVMKKDSEGSLQHAREAWRTIQGLAEFPFIAPKVLFELSDTYDHMGDAKLAIYYLDRADEISSYKYNISIKLSRIALYYKNGKYSLIVPLIKELLQKDEYSAFHHMADLYMGHIYRIRNQTDEAINSYKKVIALLQDDISKEMELQARVLLSSIYALQRRKIECFHEESRAKDLAISKVGDFHLSLRILYNDFALDRRTADDVVLDLMKIEGYCKEEGDIGLWLRAGMILSEIYCSAYPEKFSDKIEEVLMNITYYKFYYHMRSEWYYLPRSFAFVGEKYPNLMEEKNEKIKLVTIDREELLIENQAIALPFRKIVEIIAYLKYKNGARISEIVTDVFGEMEPDKGRNYFHQIKHQLNDKMDAVRIEFDKKSKKYILVADLPIHWDLESIIRENSTFKGIFLPSSGSDWVIELNQKLSE; the protein is encoded by the coding sequence ATGAGGGATTCCACAGATGTGCAAGCACGTTTATACGAGACAAAGCGCCGGTGTCTTTCCATCAGCCCAGCTCTGGAAATAGAAAGTGATTTTCAGGTCTGTGAATTCATGGGAGAACAATTGCTGGCCATGCAACTCTTTGCTCAACTCGACCATCTGACAGCCCAGGATGAAAGATGGTTCGGACAATGCTTGATGTCACTGGGACACTGTGAACGTGCCATTGAACACTATACCCGTGCCATCGAGATGGGTTGCGTTGAGGCCAGAATAGACATGGTAAGGCCACTTTTGGTTGTGCATTCTCAGAAAGATGCGGAAATGGCGCTGGATTCTTTTGACCCTGAGCAATTGCAGGGCTACAATCGTCCTTTGTGGTACCGCAATGCCAGTACAGTTCTTGTGATGAAAAAAGACAGTGAAGGTTCTTTGCAACATGCCAGAGAAGCCTGGCGGACCATTCAGGGTCTGGCGGAATTTCCTTTTATTGCCCCCAAAGTCCTTTTTGAATTGTCTGATACCTATGACCATATGGGTGATGCAAAACTTGCCATCTATTATCTGGACAGAGCAGATGAAATCTCATCCTACAAATATAATATAAGCATTAAGCTTTCGCGGATCGCGCTGTATTACAAAAATGGAAAATACTCTTTAATTGTGCCATTGATCAAGGAACTTCTGCAAAAAGATGAATACAGTGCATTTCACCATATGGCAGATCTGTACATGGGGCACATCTATAGAATCAGAAATCAGACGGATGAGGCAATAAATTCTTACAAAAAAGTCATTGCTTTGCTTCAAGATGACATTTCCAAAGAAATGGAATTGCAGGCAAGGGTTTTGCTGTCCAGCATCTATGCTTTGCAGAGAAGAAAGATAGAATGTTTTCATGAAGAATCCAGAGCAAAGGATCTTGCTATATCTAAAGTAGGAGATTTTCACCTTTCTCTGAGAATCCTTTACAATGACTTTGCTTTGGATAGAAGAACCGCTGATGATGTTGTCTTGGATCTAATGAAAATTGAGGGGTATTGCAAAGAGGAAGGTGACATTGGACTCTGGCTCCGTGCTGGCATGATCCTGTCTGAAATTTACTGTTCGGCATATCCTGAAAAATTTTCAGATAAAATTGAAGAGGTTTTGATGAATATTACTTACTACAAATTCTATTACCATATGCGATCTGAATGGTATTACTTGCCCAGGTCGTTTGCTTTTGTTGGTGAAAAATATCCAAATTTGATGGAAGAGAAAAACGAAAAAATAAAACTTGTTACTATAGACAGAGAAGAATTATTGATAGAAAATCAAGCAATCGCTTTGCCTTTCAGGAAAATTGTGGAAATTATCGCTTATTTAAAATACAAAAATGGTGCTAGAATATCTGAAATCGTCACTGATGTGTTCGGAGAAATGGAGCCTGACAAGGGGCGTAACTATTTTCATCAGATAAAACATCAATTGAATGATAAAATGGATGCTGTTCGGATTGAATTTGATAAGAAATCAAAAAAATACATTCTGGTTGCGGATTTGCCAATACATTGGGATC
- a CDS encoding NAD-dependent epimerase/dehydratase family protein: MNVLVLGGSRFVGWYIVHSLLRAGHRVSVFNRGRSNTDLPEEVEQLVGDRNTNLAALEGRNWDAVIDVNAYVPRQVRQVVEVLKGRVEHYLLISTISVYADSAEPPISEDSPVIELEDRDTEAVTGETYGGLKVLCERTLAELWGEKHTILRLGLVVGGRDMTFRFPFWVKKALEGGEMIAPGKPVSPVQFVFVRDIADFTVHTLEKHLYGTFNAAREPELWGEVMREIVHQAGTHASLTWVDSTFLLEHGVRPWVDLPIWLPEQPEFLGMLSVSDRKAKLNGMPSSPLSEVVADMTTWARTQPDEAFKEGLSQERIQEILKQWHTLHP; the protein is encoded by the coding sequence ATGAACGTTCTGGTGCTGGGAGGAAGCCGTTTTGTCGGCTGGTACATTGTTCACAGTTTGCTCAGGGCAGGACACCGGGTCAGCGTGTTCAACCGGGGCCGCAGCAACACCGACCTTCCCGAAGAGGTGGAGCAACTGGTCGGAGACCGCAACACCAACCTTGCTGCGCTGGAAGGCAGAAACTGGGATGCCGTCATTGACGTCAATGCTTATGTGCCCAGACAGGTGCGTCAGGTGGTGGAGGTCCTGAAAGGACGTGTGGAACATTACCTGCTCATTTCCACCATTTCGGTGTATGCGGACAGCGCAGAGCCCCCGATTTCTGAAGACAGCCCGGTCATTGAACTGGAAGACAGAGACACTGAAGCCGTCACCGGAGAAACCTATGGTGGCCTGAAAGTGCTGTGTGAGCGCACACTGGCAGAGTTGTGGGGCGAGAAGCACACCATCCTTAGGCTGGGTCTGGTGGTGGGAGGCCGGGACATGACCTTCCGTTTCCCTTTCTGGGTGAAAAAAGCCCTGGAAGGGGGCGAAATGATTGCCCCAGGAAAACCTGTCAGCCCTGTGCAGTTTGTGTTTGTGCGGGACATCGCAGATTTCACGGTGCACACCCTGGAAAAACACCTTTATGGCACCTTCAATGCTGCACGTGAACCCGAGTTGTGGGGAGAGGTGATGCGTGAGATCGTGCACCAGGCAGGCACCCATGCCTCCCTCACCTGGGTGGACAGCACGTTCCTGCTGGAGCACGGGGTGCGCCCCTGGGTGGATTTGCCGATCTGGCTCCCTGAGCAACCGGAATTTCTGGGCATGCTGAGTGTCAGCGACAGGAAGGCAAAACTGAACGGCATGCCCTCCTCACCTCTGTCAGAAGTGGTGGCAGACATGACCACCTGGGCCAGAACCCAGCCCGATGAGGCTTTCAAAGAAGGGCTCTCTCAGGAGCGCATCCAGGAGATTTTGAAACAATGGCACACCCTGCACCCCTGA
- the thrB gene encoding homoserine kinase translates to MTIEVRAPASSANLGPGFDCVGISFALYTTVRVKVQDALEIVPIGPDLQDTPRDESNIVYQAMLALSEAAGQQLPPVRLEIESGIPLARGLGSSAAALVAGMVAANELLDRPLDTQSLFDLASRLEGHPDNAGASLVGGAVVATFDGQGAKYLQFQLPENLRALLVVPQYALETSKARGILPDTYSRTDMVFQLSHAALLAAGLASGNLAVFKEAMRDRLHQPYRAALVPGLLELLEGAPEHGALGAALSGAGPSVLCFYEANSDVSALKAFLTGVLEQHGVTALLEELPLDNAGVQVSLHPEN, encoded by the coding sequence ATGACCATTGAAGTCAGAGCCCCTGCCAGCAGTGCCAACCTGGGACCTGGATTTGACTGTGTGGGCATCAGTTTTGCCCTGTACACCACCGTCCGGGTGAAGGTGCAGGATGCCCTGGAAATTGTGCCCATCGGGCCAGACCTGCAAGACACCCCCAGAGATGAAAGCAACATCGTGTATCAGGCGATGCTGGCCCTCTCTGAGGCGGCAGGACAGCAACTCCCTCCGGTGCGCCTGGAAATTGAGAGTGGCATTCCTCTGGCACGGGGTCTGGGCAGCAGCGCGGCTGCTCTGGTGGCAGGCATGGTTGCCGCCAATGAGCTGCTGGATCGGCCCCTGGACACCCAGAGCCTCTTTGATCTGGCCAGCCGTCTGGAAGGACACCCGGACAATGCAGGAGCTTCGCTGGTGGGGGGTGCAGTGGTGGCCACTTTTGATGGACAGGGGGCAAAATACCTGCAGTTCCAGCTTCCTGAAAACCTCAGGGCACTGCTGGTGGTGCCCCAGTATGCCCTGGAAACCTCCAAGGCCAGAGGGATTTTGCCTGACACCTACTCCCGCACTGACATGGTGTTCCAGCTTTCCCATGCTGCTTTGCTGGCTGCAGGTCTGGCCAGTGGAAACCTTGCTGTTTTTAAAGAAGCCATGCGGGACCGCCTGCACCAGCCTTACCGTGCAGCGCTGGTTCCTGGCCTGCTGGAACTGCTGGAAGGTGCTCCAGAACATGGCGCTCTGGGCGCAGCCCTCAGCGGAGCAGGCCCCAGCGTTCTGTGCTTCTACGAGGCGAACAGTGATGTGTCTGCCCTGAAAGCTTTCCTGACGGGCGTGCTGGAGCAACATGGTGTGACGGCCCTGCTGGAAGAGTTGCCTCTGGACAACGCTGGAGTGCAGGTTTCTTTGCACCCAGAAAACTGA
- a CDS encoding PAS domain-containing sensor histidine kinase, whose product MNTEHLSFQEVQALEMVQALPFPAWMLSADGVHWVCNDSWLQHFPSGREGWLGLLPEDQHEDVRQLFQQGLAGTERFELLLNLMLPAAEIKKVQCWKAVMSPVIQKGHRTGWLGVFTEDQQRELQMLRSIVQSVPLGIGFVDQDLRFQVLNPHMLQYTLYPASAYLGQRFSEVYRGGQQEVEEAFRQILHTGGSLSNVEYQMEARDPALGRRQLQRSHFAVRDEAQNIIGVGSLLQDITEKKEAERQLQESQLFVQRIAETTPALIVLRDVQHNRMVYSNRYLGEMLGYSAEEAQQMTEAQIMGLLHPDELQEAHLQGQQRADLPDGESLEGEYRIRHKDGSWRWIYTRSTVFSRDALGQVSMVLSVNLDITERKRIEQELQESEQRFQLVADQAPVMIFMATPEQYCTFLNRSWLDFTGRTLEQDLGYGWAESIHPDDVERCLQVTREAHQKLIPFDLEMRVRRHDGVYRWLVNRGIPRITREGEFKGFIGALIDIDDRKQGEVSLMQSEALSRQLMEAQQRFLADASHELKTPLSSIQGNTEILMRYAHIPEEEKKEILSDIYRETARLGRLVSDLLQLARGDSGLGIRETEVPLHDVVLDVWRDLERIKPDHQFQLQDIDEVLLTGDHDRLKQLTLILLENAAKYTPKGGTLRMSLKQKGDGAELCIEDSGVGISVEDLPRVFERFFRADTSKHMGEDPGGTGLGLSIARWIAEQHEGSITLESEVGRGTTARVMLPIRPMEA is encoded by the coding sequence ATGAACACCGAACACCTGTCGTTTCAGGAAGTGCAGGCCCTGGAGATGGTTCAGGCCCTCCCTTTTCCGGCCTGGATGCTGTCTGCAGATGGGGTTCACTGGGTGTGCAACGACAGTTGGTTGCAGCATTTTCCCTCTGGAAGAGAAGGCTGGCTGGGTCTGCTTCCTGAAGACCAGCATGAAGATGTCCGCCAGCTGTTTCAGCAGGGATTGGCTGGAACAGAACGCTTTGAATTGCTGTTGAACCTGATGCTCCCTGCAGCTGAAATCAAAAAAGTGCAGTGCTGGAAAGCAGTGATGTCTCCAGTGATCCAGAAGGGCCACCGGACCGGGTGGCTGGGGGTGTTCACCGAGGACCAGCAGAGGGAACTGCAGATGTTGCGGTCCATTGTGCAGAGTGTTCCGCTGGGCATCGGGTTTGTGGACCAGGACCTGCGGTTCCAGGTGTTGAATCCGCACATGTTGCAGTACACCCTCTATCCAGCCAGTGCTTATCTGGGACAGCGTTTTTCTGAGGTGTATCGGGGTGGACAGCAGGAAGTGGAGGAGGCCTTCAGGCAGATCCTGCACACCGGAGGATCCCTCAGCAATGTGGAATACCAGATGGAGGCCAGGGATCCTGCCCTGGGAAGGCGGCAGTTGCAACGCAGCCATTTTGCTGTGCGGGATGAGGCGCAGAACATCATCGGGGTGGGGTCCCTCTTGCAGGACATCACCGAGAAGAAAGAAGCCGAAAGGCAATTGCAGGAAAGCCAGCTTTTTGTGCAGCGCATTGCAGAAACCACGCCAGCATTGATTGTGCTAAGGGATGTGCAGCACAACCGGATGGTGTACTCCAACCGTTACCTGGGGGAAATGCTGGGGTACAGCGCAGAGGAAGCCCAGCAGATGACCGAAGCCCAGATCATGGGTTTGCTGCACCCAGATGAACTGCAAGAGGCCCACCTGCAAGGGCAGCAAAGGGCAGATCTGCCCGATGGGGAAAGCCTGGAAGGGGAGTACCGCATCCGGCACAAAGATGGATCCTGGCGCTGGATTTACACCCGTTCCACCGTGTTTTCGCGGGATGCTCTGGGGCAGGTCAGCATGGTGCTCAGTGTCAACCTGGACATCACCGAACGCAAGCGCATCGAGCAGGAATTGCAGGAGAGCGAGCAGCGTTTTCAACTGGTGGCAGACCAGGCTCCGGTGATGATCTTCATGGCAACACCTGAACAGTACTGCACTTTTTTGAACCGCAGCTGGCTGGATTTCACAGGAAGAACGCTGGAACAGGACCTGGGTTACGGCTGGGCAGAATCCATTCACCCGGACGATGTGGAACGCTGTTTGCAGGTGACCCGTGAAGCCCACCAGAAATTGATTCCCTTTGACCTGGAAATGCGGGTGCGCCGCCATGATGGGGTGTACCGCTGGCTGGTCAACCGGGGCATCCCCAGAATCACCCGTGAGGGGGAATTCAAGGGGTTCATTGGGGCCCTGATCGACATCGATGACCGCAAGCAGGGCGAGGTTTCCCTGATGCAGAGCGAGGCCCTGTCCCGGCAACTGATGGAGGCCCAGCAGCGTTTTCTGGCAGATGCTTCCCACGAACTGAAAACCCCGCTGTCCAGCATCCAGGGCAACACCGAAATCCTGATGCGCTATGCCCACATTCCGGAAGAAGAAAAGAAAGAAATCCTTTCGGACATTTACCGGGAAACAGCCCGTCTGGGCCGTCTGGTCAGTGACCTGCTGCAACTGGCCCGTGGAGACAGCGGTCTGGGCATTCGTGAAACCGAAGTGCCTTTGCATGATGTGGTGCTGGACGTGTGGCGGGACCTGGAACGCATCAAACCCGACCATCAGTTTCAGTTGCAGGACATCGACGAGGTGCTGCTGACCGGCGACCATGACCGTTTAAAGCAACTGACCCTGATCCTGCTGGAAAATGCTGCCAAATACACCCCAAAAGGTGGCACCCTCCGCATGTCCCTGAAGCAAAAAGGAGATGGGGCAGAGCTCTGCATTGAGGATTCAGGGGTGGGCATCAGCGTAGAGGATTTGCCCCGGGTCTTTGAGCGGTTTTTCCGGGCAGACACTTCAAAGCACATGGGTGAAGATCCTGGAGGCACCGGTCTGGGCCTGTCCATTGCCAGATGGATTGCAGAGCAGCATGAGGGCAGCATCACGCTGGAAAGCGAGGTGGGACGGGGAACCACCGCCAGGGTGATGCTCCCCATCCGTCCCATGGAGGCCTGA
- the hemC gene encoding hydroxymethylbilane synthase, translating to MRQIVVGTRGSALALAQTRQIVARLKEEWPEIEFRIQTITTRGDKEQGALKGDKGFFTKEIEEALLASRIDIAVHSLKDLPTENPEGLEIASIPRRVDARDALVGRSGMKSLKDLPQGAVVGTSSTRRKALLKAYRPDLELRDLRGNVDTRLAALGRGEYDAIVLAAAGLIRMDLRNRIDEFLDVGILLPAPGQGALALQTRADDDLVIETAYSINDADTDDRITAERSFLHAIGMGCMAPVGALATIEKGALKLEGAIAAPDGSTVIRASIEGDPEECEALGEELAEGMLQQGARELVK from the coding sequence ATGCGTCAAATCGTCGTTGGCACACGCGGCAGCGCACTTGCACTCGCTCAGACGCGCCAGATCGTCGCCCGCCTCAAAGAAGAATGGCCCGAGATTGAATTCCGAATTCAGACCATCACCACTCGGGGAGACAAAGAACAGGGCGCACTGAAAGGCGACAAGGGGTTCTTCACCAAAGAGATTGAAGAAGCCCTGCTGGCCAGTCGCATTGACATTGCCGTGCACAGCCTCAAAGACCTTCCCACCGAGAACCCCGAAGGACTGGAGATCGCCAGCATCCCCCGCCGTGTGGATGCCCGCGATGCCCTGGTGGGTCGTTCTGGCATGAAATCCCTCAAAGACCTCCCTCAGGGTGCAGTTGTGGGCACCAGCAGCACCCGCCGCAAGGCCCTGCTGAAAGCCTACCGCCCTGACCTTGAACTCCGTGACCTGCGCGGCAACGTGGACACCCGTCTGGCTGCACTGGGTCGCGGTGAATACGATGCCATCGTGCTGGCCGCTGCAGGCCTGATCCGCATGGACCTCCGAAACCGCATCGATGAGTTTCTGGATGTGGGCATTTTGCTGCCCGCCCCAGGACAGGGTGCACTGGCCCTGCAAACCCGCGCAGACGATGACCTTGTCATTGAAACCGCCTACTCCATCAATGATGCAGACACCGATGACCGCATCACTGCAGAACGCAGCTTCCTGCACGCCATCGGGATGGGCTGCATGGCCCCGGTGGGTGCTCTGGCCACCATCGAAAAAGGTGCTTTGAAGCTGGAAGGGGCCATTGCCGCTCCAGATGGCAGCACCGTGATCCGCGCTTCCATCGAAGGGGACCCTGAAGAGTGTGAAGCCCTGGGCGAAGAACTCGCAGAAGGCATGCTGCAACAGGGCGCAAGAGAACTGGTGAAGTAA
- the thrC gene encoding threonine synthase, with the protein MSGLLEKYRQYLPVNENTPLLSLHEGNTPLIHATHLSKRLGVDLYLKYEGLNPTGSFKDRGMVMAVAKALESGSKSIICASTGNTSAAAAAYATRSGLRCIVLIPNGNIALGKLAQAMVYGAEIIAIEGNFDEALDLVREISAVEPITLVNSVNPFRLEGQKTAAFEVVDVLGDAPDVLAIPVGNAGNISAYWKGFKEYKEAGKNERLPRMFGFQAAGAAPLVLGHKVDNPETIATAIRIGNPASAHFAKDAVAESNGLFDSVTDDEILEAYRQIALEGVFCEPASAASVAGILKLESQGRLEELKGKRIVCVLTGNGLKDPNTAIKAVDAQPVVVKADLESVMAVIKQK; encoded by the coding sequence ATGTCCGGACTTCTTGAAAAATACCGCCAGTACCTGCCCGTCAATGAAAACACCCCCCTCCTGAGCTTGCACGAGGGCAACACCCCCCTGATTCATGCCACCCACCTGTCCAAACGCCTGGGGGTGGACCTCTACCTGAAATATGAAGGCCTGAACCCCACCGGATCTTTCAAGGACCGGGGCATGGTAATGGCTGTGGCCAAAGCACTGGAATCCGGGTCAAAGAGCATCATCTGTGCTTCCACCGGGAACACCTCTGCTGCTGCTGCTGCCTATGCCACCCGCAGTGGTTTGCGCTGCATTGTGCTGATCCCCAACGGCAACATTGCGCTGGGCAAACTGGCCCAGGCCATGGTTTATGGCGCAGAGATCATTGCCATTGAAGGCAACTTCGATGAAGCCCTCGATCTGGTGCGGGAAATCAGCGCTGTGGAACCCATCACCCTGGTGAACAGCGTGAACCCCTTCCGTCTGGAAGGCCAGAAGACCGCTGCTTTTGAAGTGGTGGATGTGCTGGGCGATGCTCCTGATGTGCTGGCCATTCCTGTGGGCAATGCAGGCAACATCTCTGCATACTGGAAGGGCTTTAAAGAGTACAAAGAAGCAGGCAAAAATGAGAGATTGCCCCGCATGTTCGGGTTTCAGGCTGCAGGGGCTGCGCCTCTGGTGCTGGGCCACAAGGTGGACAACCCTGAAACCATTGCCACCGCAATTCGCATCGGGAATCCTGCATCTGCCCACTTTGCAAAAGATGCCGTTGCAGAATCCAATGGTCTCTTTGACAGCGTTACGGACGATGAGATCCTGGAAGCCTACCGCCAGATCGCTCTGGAAGGGGTGTTCTGTGAGCCTGCCAGTGCAGCCAGCGTTGCAGGCATCCTGAAACTGGAAAGCCAGGGCCGTCTGGAAGAACTGAAAGGCAAACGCATCGTGTGCGTGCTGACCGGAAACGGCCTGAAAGACCCCAACACCGCCATCAAAGCTGTGGACGCTCAACCTGTGGTGGTCAAAGCAGATCTGGAGAGTGTCATGGCGGTCATCAAACAAAAATAA